In Vitis vinifera cultivar Pinot Noir 40024 chromosome 17, ASM3070453v1, one genomic interval encodes:
- the LOC104882383 gene encoding uncharacterized protein LOC104882383: protein MTNTVQLKPSQFEHSIVGSGHTFPNASEFRDVIYLMSLAGKFRYSYKRNSPKHMTVLCTIADCPWKITARAIGDSNIVQVHTFRNVHNHCLEDVVSSQPLVRSTCVSLVIDDVIRSTPEYQPSQICKDFVRQHGIHLTYLQACQMKEKAKERIYGQPKNYYKLLPWMCERMLATNPGSSVELSYSDDDHFAKLFVSHSISIEGFVRGCRPIIAIDSAHMSGPYGGALFSTTSYDANDSMFPLAFGVMSSENYEDWLWFLEKLKIVVGNKEVIIISDRHHALLRSVPEVFGIENHAYCYHHLKEICSSFLSKHNTRGNKGKENALQFLDSIAYGRLEHDYNISMFELKKYNEALATWVEENAPHHWAMSKFPKQRWDKMSTNLAESFNAWLRIERHHSICNFLLEHMSKLASMLVKHQEESKNWKECIGPKIKAKVQENIAKGAVYPVTPFKNGVFGVCIGRALLNVDILNRTCTCRGWQMLGIPCEHATAVIISIGQNVTDFVDDCYKYPMQELIYGGSFSGIETHDMPTVDDDGLVRSITGEVFFSLKPPHTKRPLGRLRKKRIESQFQDKRTVYCSRCHMSGHNRKTCKNPLP, encoded by the coding sequence ATGACAAATACCGTTCAACTGAAACCAAGCCAGTTCGAACATTCAATTGTAGGTAGTGGACATACCTTCCCAAATGCGTCGGAGTTTCGAGATGTAATCTATTTGATGTCTTTGGCTGGAAAATTTCGATATTCTTACAAAAGGAATAGTCCAAAACACATGACCGTATTATGCACAATTGCAGATTGTCCTTGGAAAATCACTGCGCGTGCAATAGGGGATTCAAACATTGTTCAAGTACACACATTCCGAAATGTGCATAACCATTGCTTGGAAGATGTTGTCTCGTCTCAGCCTTTAGTGAGATCCACTTGTGTATCGTTGGTCATTGATGATGTCATTCGATCTACTCCTGAATACCAACCAAGCCAAATTTGTAAGGACTTTGTAAGGCAACATGGCATCCACTTAACTTACCTACAAGCATGTCAAATGAAGGAGAAGGCTAAGGAGCGCATTTATGGACAACCCAAGAATTATTACAAATTGTTGCCATGGATGTGTGAAAGAATGCTTGCAACAAATCCGGGATCGAGTGTTGAGTTGAGTTATTCCGATGATGACCATTTTGCGAAGCTTTTTGTTTCTCATTCAATATCTATCGAAGGGTTTGTAAGGGGGTGTCGACCAATCATTGCAATTGATTCGGCCCATATGAGTGGGCCTTATGGCGGTGCTCTATTTTCAACCACCTCTTACGATGCTAATGACTCCATGTTCCCCTTAGCCTTTGGAGTGATGAGCTCGGAAAATTATGAAGATTGGTTATGGTTCTTGGAAAAACTGAAGATAGTTGTGGGAAACAAGGAAGTTATTATTATCTCAGATAGACATCATGCTTTGCTTCGTAGTGTCCCTGAGGTGTTTGGCATTGAAAACCATGCTTATTGCTACCATCACCTGAAGGAGATTTGTAGTAGTTTCTTGTCCAAGCATAACACACGAGGGAACAAGGGTAAAGAAAATGCATTGCAATTCCTAGATAGCATTGCGTATGGAAGGTTAGAACATGATTATAACATTTCCAtgtttgaactaaaaaaatacaacGAGGCTTTAGCCACATGGGTTGAAGAAAATGCGCCGCACCATTGGGCCATGTCAAAATTCCCAAAACAAAGATGGGATAAAATGTCTACGAACCTTGCCGAGTCATTTAATGCTTGGTTACGGATTGAAAGACATCACtctatttgtaattttttattggaGCACATGTCCAAGTTAGCTTCTATGCTTGTGAAGCATCAAGAAGAGTCCAAGAATTGGAAAGAGTGTATAGGGCCAAAAATTAAAGCTAAGGTGCAGGAAAATATTGCAAAGGGTGCGGTGTATCCAGTCACACCATTCAAGAATGGAGTATTTGGGGTATGTATCGGGAGAGCCTTGTTGAATGTAGACATTCTGAACCGTACATGCACTTGTAGGGGTTGGCAAATGTTGGGAATCCCTTGTGAGCATGCCACAGCCGTCATTATTTCCATTGGTCAAAATGTTACTGATTTCGTCGATGATTGCTACAAATACCCAATGCAAGAGTTGATATATGGGGGCTCTTTCTCCGGCATAGAGACCCATGACATGCCTACTGTGGACGATGATGGTTTGGTTCGATCTATCACCGGGGAGGTGTTCTTCTCTCTAAAGCCTCCACATACAAAGCGCCCTCTCGGAAGGCTAAGGAAGAAGCGCATTGAGTCCCAATTTCAAGATAAACGGACTGTTTATTGCTCTCGTTGTCATATGTCCGGCCACAATAGAAAAACCTGCAAAAATCCTTTGCCCTAA
- the LOC104882382 gene encoding uncharacterized protein LOC104882382 → MGILNSGVDVVILKRTAPSNRTYTLRVLEQNLENLPVCDDFLKSFLIFSCATLLAPNSKLEGSHDLWDTIWDGDVGVQRNWAKFLLKHLEDGIKEYRQKQPTYIRGCLMFLQLFYMAYFYMPSVNVEVTSPLAAAWTDDVMKRRLAAEISTFGGYGYVHTQAQERAQSTANMNVPSVASTSTADDDATEVIEARVIDTSESMLRLASSLVRDVAALCSRRSGSEGISSIPCPKAQHHAEYQPMRETPGKQTSADEMEPQDNLAPTPHSPIGMEPSPEATHSEPMALQSHAEASLPPQVIIKEARECDRVGGSGNQAIKPSSIKRFKQTYKRIVKRPPTCKSPFVTQCVKQFPKIPHAHRVVADYALAEIGDPSEILCEMYEMYITREEISCLNVGRWVNSVVILTNLKTNATSQVIMDRCRMYLDAGILGHDLGTCDMMFIPVCENNHWHMHVVNFAAGRVEILSSLPLRRGNSISAATRRLSMAINKALHAYIIHMNVDVSTFEHVQPHLVQQLNGFDCGILALKFMEFWNGATLTTSVAEDKLNMYRLQLVVELVLNERNTVKDKIMASCHL, encoded by the exons ATGGGCATCCTTAACTCCGGGGTAGACGTGGTTATCCTTAAGAGAACAGCCCCGTCCAATCGCACATACACTCTCAGGGTACTGGAGCAAAACCTTGAGAACTTGCCCGTGTgtgatgattttttaaaatcatttttaattttttcatgtgcCACTCTACTGGCACCTAACTCAAAGCTTGAAGGAAGCCATGACCTTTGGGACACCATATGGGATGGTGATGTTGGTGTCCAAAGGAATTGGGCAAAGTTTCTGCTGAAACACTTAGAAGATGGAATCAAGGAATATCGACAAAAGCAGCCTACTTACATCCGAGGCTGCCTCATGTTCCTCCAG CTGTTCTACATGGCATACTTCTACATGCCATCAGTCAATGTTGAAGTGACCAGCCCGCTAGCTGCTGCATGGACTGACGATGTAATGAAACGCCGATTAGCAGCTGAAATATCAACATTCGGTGGTTATGGATATGTGCAT ACACAGGCACAGGAGCGAGCACAAAGCACAGCCAATATGAATGTACCATCAGTAGCCTCAACCTCTACAGCTGATGACGATGCTACAGAG GTTATTGAAGCCCGTGTCATTGACACATCGGAGAGTATGCTACGATTAGCTTCCTCTCTGGTGCGGGATGTTGCTGCACTATGTTCCCGCCGAAGTGGATCAGAGGGGATATCTTCAATCCCTTGCCCAAAAGCACAACACCACGCTGAATATCAACCAATGCGCGAAACACCGGGCAAGCAGACGTCAGCTGACGAAATGGAACCACAAGATAACCTCGCACCAACCCCCCATTCTCCAATTGGAATGGAACCGTCACCAGAAGCCACTCATTCTGAGCCAATGGCCCTACAGTCTCATGCAGAGGCATCGCTTCCACCACAAGTGATAATAAAAGAAGCGCGAGAATGTGATAGGGTAGGTGGGAGTGGTAATCAAGCCATTAAACCTTCATCTATCAAGAGATTTAAGCAGACTTATAAGAGGATAGTGAAGCGTCCTCCCACTTGCAAAAGTCCATTTGTCACCCAATGTGTTAAACAATTCCCTAAAATCCCCCATGCTCATCGGGTAGTAGCGGATTATGCTTTGGCAGAAATTGGTGATCCTAG CGAGATTTTATGCGAGATGTATGAGATGTACATTACCCGAGAAGAAATTTCTTGTCTAAATGTAGGGCGGTGGGTTAATTCAGTA GTGATTTTGACCAACTTGAAAACAAATGCAACCAGCCAGGTGATCATGGATAGATGTCGCATGTATCTGGATGCTGGTATATTGGGCCATGATTTGGGGACATGTGACATG ATGTTCATCCCGGTTTGTGAGAACAATCACTGGCACATGCATGTTGTTAATTTTGCAGCTGGAAGAGTTGAAATTCTTTCATCTTTGCCCTTGAGGCGAGGAAACAGTATTAGTGCTGCAACAAGGCGATTATCTATGGCAATCAATAAAGCACTGCATGCATATATAATTCATATGAACGTGGATGTCTCGACTTTTGAGCATGTCCAACCACACCTTGTGCAACAACTGAATGG GTTCGACTGTGGTATCCTTGCACTAAAGttcatggaattttggaatgggGCGACCTTGACTACTTCAGTGGCAGAG GACAAGCTGAACATGTATAGACTCCAGCTAGTTGTGGAACTAGTGCTCAATGAACGCAACACtgttaaagataaaattatggCCTCCTGTCATTTGTGA